Proteins encoded within one genomic window of Vicinamibacterales bacterium:
- the ybgF gene encoding tol-pal system protein YbgF, giving the protein MARHVLLRVVVGALLIPAMSFPALAANKEHQQMMADIRMLQEQTQLLQVRLAALTDALRTIATKLDEQNGTTRKAFADQKLLVDTISTDVRVVREKVDDNNVRISSLSQELEALRMAMPGGGGTPTVTPAGDQPPAGGQVAPAGQNPPSQAVNPGISPQRLYDMAWADYAGGQYNLAVSGFENYIRTFPRSEQAGDAQYYIGESYYQQGMFREAASAYDRGVADYPNSKRIPDMYYKRGLALNALGQTERARESWEFVVKNYPNSDAGRLARQRLEQLTRRVPGTSQP; this is encoded by the coding sequence ATGGCTCGACACGTTTTGCTGCGCGTTGTCGTCGGCGCGCTGTTGATTCCGGCGATGTCCTTTCCCGCGCTGGCGGCCAACAAGGAACACCAGCAGATGATGGCGGACATCCGGATGCTGCAGGAGCAGACGCAACTGCTGCAGGTACGGCTCGCGGCGCTCACTGATGCGCTCCGGACGATTGCCACGAAGCTGGACGAACAGAACGGCACGACGCGGAAGGCGTTCGCCGACCAGAAGCTGCTCGTGGACACGATCTCGACCGACGTGCGGGTCGTGCGCGAGAAGGTGGACGACAACAACGTCCGAATCAGCTCGCTCTCGCAGGAACTCGAGGCGCTGCGGATGGCGATGCCCGGTGGAGGTGGCACGCCGACGGTGACGCCGGCCGGCGATCAGCCGCCTGCGGGCGGGCAGGTGGCGCCTGCCGGGCAGAATCCGCCGTCGCAGGCCGTGAACCCCGGCATCTCGCCGCAGCGGCTCTACGACATGGCCTGGGCGGACTACGCCGGTGGTCAGTACAATCTCGCCGTCTCCGGATTCGAGAACTACATTCGAACCTTCCCGCGATCCGAGCAGGCGGGTGACGCGCAGTACTACATCGGGGAGAGCTACTATCAGCAAGGCATGTTCCGCGAGGCGGCGTCGGCGTACGACCGGGGCGTCGCGGACTATCCGAACAGCAAGCGGATCCCCGACATGTACTACAAGCGGGGGCTCGCGCTGAACGCGCTCGGCCAGACGGAGCGGGCCCGCGAAAGCTGGGAGTTCGTGGTGAAGAACTACCCGAACTCGGACGCCGGGCGACTGGCCCGGCAGCGACTCGAGCAGTTGACGCGTCGAGTACCCGGAACCAGCCAGCCCTGA
- the pal gene encoding peptidoglycan-associated lipoprotein Pal: protein MRTRWGVPALLVLVAVLMLAAGGCHKKVPPVARPVPPPPPPATAVPASPVKPPAPPEPVTEPTVVAPSPIKEASMSSRSLDDLNKDSPLKPVFFEYDSAEISSDGQKRLDGNADLLKKYPTWIVTVEGHCDERGTAEYNLALGERRAVAARTYLVSLGIAADRLRTVSYGKEFPFDPGHSEDAWAKNRRDHFVITQK from the coding sequence ATGCGAACTCGATGGGGCGTCCCCGCTTTGCTCGTGCTCGTGGCCGTGCTGATGCTGGCCGCCGGTGGGTGCCACAAGAAGGTGCCGCCGGTCGCCCGTCCGGTCCCGCCTCCCCCGCCGCCGGCCACCGCCGTGCCAGCGTCCCCGGTCAAGCCGCCGGCGCCGCCCGAACCAGTGACGGAACCAACGGTCGTGGCGCCCTCGCCCATCAAGGAAGCGAGCATGTCGTCGCGGTCGCTCGACGATCTGAACAAGGACTCCCCGCTCAAGCCCGTCTTCTTCGAGTACGACAGCGCGGAGATCTCGTCTGACGGCCAAAAGCGGCTCGACGGCAACGCGGACCTGCTCAAGAAGTACCCGACATGGATCGTCACGGTCGAGGGCCACTGCGACGAGCGGGGAACCGCGGAGTACAATCTTGCGCTCGGCGAACGGCGCGCCGTGGCGGCGCGGACGTATCTCGTGTCCCTCGGCATCGCCGCCGACCGGCTGCGCACGGTGAGTTATGGCAAGGAGTTCCCGTTCGATCCCGGGCACTCGGAAGACGCCTGGGCGAAGAACCGACGGGATCATTTCGTGATCACGCAGAAATAG
- the tolB gene encoding Tol-Pal system beta propeller repeat protein TolB: protein MLRKNLSTLFILVAGCAAVVLAVPQQPPAQNPVPPQQGQIAVQITGEPGAPPRFAVPDFVALTTDAETVEAAKTMGQVLWDDLSFEREFDMIPRDTYGTIPAARSLTDVPFDRWRELGADGLIIGTVQKVGDAIRVEAKMYKVRERQSVFGREYTGSAANPRLYAHTIADEVFQEQLGLRGVARTKLAFVSDRDGERVGGTVEPRSVKEIYIADYDGANQRRVTVNRSLNINPAWSPDSRALAYTSYRRGSPDIFVSSIYQGTIENPTKGQGENFLPVWSPDGTRIAFMSTRDGNPEIYVMNRDGSGVRRLTNHPSSDVTPTWSPTGTQIAFTSDRSGSPQIYVVGVDGLNLVRKTSESYCDRPTWSPAPYNEIAYSSRTGPGYDIKVLDLASGERRQLTFGEGSNESPAYAPNGRHLAFSSTRAGKRQIYTIERTGKDLRQVTKVGNNQTPDWSKQ from the coding sequence ATGCTGCGAAAGAACCTCTCGACGCTCTTCATCCTCGTGGCCGGGTGCGCGGCCGTTGTGCTGGCGGTTCCCCAGCAGCCGCCCGCGCAGAATCCCGTGCCGCCGCAGCAAGGCCAGATCGCGGTGCAGATCACCGGCGAGCCAGGGGCGCCCCCGCGCTTTGCGGTGCCCGACTTCGTGGCGCTGACGACCGACGCGGAGACGGTCGAGGCGGCGAAGACGATGGGCCAGGTGCTCTGGGACGACCTGAGCTTCGAGCGGGAGTTCGACATGATCCCGCGCGACACCTACGGGACGATTCCGGCGGCGCGTTCGCTGACCGACGTGCCCTTCGATCGGTGGCGCGAACTCGGCGCGGATGGTCTGATCATCGGTACCGTGCAGAAAGTGGGCGACGCCATCCGGGTCGAGGCGAAGATGTACAAGGTGCGCGAGCGTCAGTCCGTGTTCGGACGCGAGTACACGGGGTCTGCTGCGAACCCCCGGCTCTACGCGCACACGATCGCGGACGAAGTATTCCAGGAGCAGCTTGGCCTGAGGGGCGTGGCGCGCACGAAGCTCGCGTTCGTGTCGGATCGGGACGGTGAGCGCGTCGGCGGCACGGTCGAGCCCCGCAGCGTGAAGGAGATCTACATCGCTGATTACGACGGAGCCAACCAGCGGCGCGTGACCGTGAATCGCAGTCTGAACATCAATCCGGCCTGGTCGCCCGACAGCCGCGCGCTCGCGTACACGTCGTACCGGCGCGGGAGCCCCGACATCTTCGTGTCGTCAATCTACCAGGGAACGATCGAGAACCCGACCAAGGGGCAGGGAGAGAACTTCCTGCCGGTCTGGTCGCCCGACGGGACTCGGATTGCGTTCATGTCGACCCGCGACGGCAACCCCGAGATCTACGTCATGAACCGTGACGGATCCGGCGTGCGACGGCTGACGAACCACCCGTCGAGCGACGTGACGCCGACCTGGTCCCCGACAGGCACGCAGATCGCCTTCACGTCCGACCGCTCCGGTTCGCCGCAGATCTACGTGGTTGGCGTGGACGGCCTGAACCTGGTGAGGAAGACGTCGGAATCGTATTGCGACCGTCCCACCTGGTCGCCGGCACCCTACAACGAGATTGCGTATTCCTCGCGGACCGGCCCGGGATACGACATCAAGGTGTTGGACCTGGCCAGCGGCGAGCGTCGCCAGTTGACCTTCGGCGAGGGCAGCAACGAGAGCCCGGCCTATGCTCCGAACGGCCGACACCTGGCATTCAGCTCCACCCGAGCAGGCAAGCGCCAGATCTACACGATCGAGCGCACGGGCAAGGACCTGAGGCAAGTCACGAAGGTCGGAAACAACCAGACGCCGGACTGGTCGAAGCAGTAA
- a CDS encoding TonB family protein: MEPVTAVLLDREHDPRGLSRMVGFSLVLHGGIIAMLLFGPGHWLGRVQQHTPAVVMSISLGSGMGPMNGGANPMGGRPVQAAVSEPPSRPQAVRPPAAKTPEMTLPVPSPKVKTKAVATKAPEKPQPEIKTAPEGARGRIPVTGPQEKFGSSLADTGVAGLGIGLSTGGGGTGGGFDIGNFCCPDYIQTMVRRVGENWNSQQQVVGTTVIRFTILRDGRITSIEAEQSSGSLALDLTAQRALQLLRQLPPLPAAYTEPALTVHLTFKYRR; encoded by the coding sequence ATGGAACCGGTGACCGCCGTCCTGCTCGATCGCGAACACGACCCGCGGGGCCTCTCGCGGATGGTCGGGTTCTCGCTCGTGCTGCACGGTGGGATCATCGCGATGCTGCTGTTCGGCCCCGGGCACTGGCTGGGGCGTGTGCAGCAGCATACGCCGGCCGTCGTGATGTCGATCAGCCTGGGCAGCGGTATGGGGCCGATGAACGGCGGCGCGAATCCGATGGGCGGCCGCCCGGTGCAGGCGGCGGTGTCCGAGCCGCCGTCGCGGCCGCAGGCGGTGCGCCCGCCTGCGGCGAAGACGCCGGAGATGACGCTGCCCGTGCCGTCGCCGAAGGTGAAGACGAAGGCCGTGGCGACCAAGGCGCCAGAGAAGCCGCAGCCGGAGATCAAGACGGCGCCGGAGGGGGCGCGAGGAAGGATTCCGGTCACCGGCCCGCAGGAGAAGTTCGGCTCGAGCCTTGCGGACACGGGCGTTGCGGGCCTTGGGATCGGCCTGTCGACGGGCGGCGGCGGCACTGGCGGCGGGTTCGACATCGGCAACTTCTGCTGCCCGGACTACATTCAGACGATGGTCCGGCGGGTCGGCGAGAACTGGAACTCGCAGCAGCAGGTGGTGGGCACCACCGTGATCCGGTTCACGATCTTGCGCGACGGACGTATCACGTCGATCGAGGCGGAACAGTCGAGCGGTTCACTGGCGCTCGACCTGACGGCGCAGCGGGCGCTGCAACTGCTGCGTCAACTGCCGCCGCTGCCGGCGGCGTACACCGAGCCGGCCCTGACGGTTCACTTGACGTTCAAATACAGACGCTGA
- a CDS encoding biopolymer transporter ExbD yields the protein MPKVQAIETGAGSGRARTRRVVSSLNEINVVPLVDVMLVLLIIFMVTAPMLQRGLDVNLPSARRAQEINDQRIFVSVPLSFRNDHLVHLGDEPVRLEILQERIRQAMVGKADHQVFLQSDAGLSVQDLISVMDKLKEGGVEKVGIVAKWPDQR from the coding sequence ATGCCGAAGGTTCAAGCGATCGAGACCGGCGCCGGCAGCGGGCGGGCACGGACGCGGCGGGTCGTGTCCTCACTGAACGAGATCAACGTCGTCCCGCTGGTGGACGTGATGCTGGTGCTGCTGATCATCTTCATGGTGACGGCCCCGATGCTCCAGCGCGGCCTCGACGTGAACCTTCCCTCGGCGCGGCGTGCACAGGAGATCAACGACCAACGGATATTCGTGAGCGTGCCCCTCTCCTTCCGGAACGATCACCTCGTGCATCTGGGCGACGAGCCGGTGCGCCTCGAGATCCTGCAGGAGCGAATCCGCCAGGCGATGGTTGGGAAGGCCGACCATCAGGTCTTCCTGCAGAGCGATGCCGGATTGAGCGTGCAGGACTTGATCAGCGTGATGGACAAGCTGAAGGAAGGCGGCGTCGAGAAGGTCGGCATCGTGGCGAAGTGGCCGGATCAAAGGTAG
- a CDS encoding MotA/TolQ/ExbB proton channel family protein, which yields MRTLGYLALALQVQGAAAPEGGLGGNVFRLVARSSPIAQGVLLILILFSIASWGIILFKLWSFRRSERQSGTFLDVFRKSSKFSEVHAVCKTLGDSPLVGLFQSGYAELNSQLRQPPSVSVTAQTLAPGSAPARPTLKSIVALDRALLRASSVEINKLESRVPFLATTASITPFIGLFGTVWGIISAFDSIGQTASTSLAVVAPGIAEALIATAAGLFAAIPAVYFYNHLAHRVKLFATQMDDFALEFLNIAERNFT from the coding sequence TTGCGCACGCTTGGATACCTGGCGCTTGCACTCCAGGTGCAAGGCGCTGCCGCGCCCGAGGGCGGCCTGGGCGGGAATGTGTTCCGTCTGGTTGCCCGCTCCAGTCCGATCGCTCAGGGCGTCCTCCTGATCCTGATCCTCTTTTCGATCGCCTCCTGGGGCATCATCCTCTTCAAGCTGTGGTCGTTCCGGCGCTCCGAGCGCCAGTCCGGCACGTTCCTCGACGTCTTCCGCAAGAGCAGCAAGTTCTCCGAGGTGCATGCGGTCTGCAAGACGCTCGGCGACAGTCCGCTCGTGGGCCTCTTCCAGTCAGGGTACGCGGAGTTGAACAGCCAGCTTCGCCAGCCGCCCTCGGTGTCGGTGACGGCTCAGACGCTCGCCCCTGGGAGCGCGCCGGCGCGCCCAACGCTGAAGAGCATCGTGGCGCTCGATCGGGCGCTCCTTCGCGCATCGAGCGTGGAGATCAACAAGCTCGAGAGCCGGGTGCCGTTCCTCGCCACGACGGCCAGCATCACGCCGTTCATCGGCTTGTTCGGCACGGTGTGGGGCATCATCTCCGCGTTCGACAGCATCGGCCAGACGGCGTCGACGAGCCTCGCGGTCGTGGCGCCCGGAATTGCCGAAGCGCTGATCGCGACGGCTGCGGGGTTGTTCGCCGCGATTCCCGCCGTCTATTTCTACAATCACCTCGCGCACCGCGTGAAGCTGTTCGCGACGCAGATGGACGACTTCGCGCTCGAGTTCCTGAACATCGCCGAGCGGAATTTCACGTAG
- the recN gene encoding DNA repair protein RecN — protein sequence MLRFLDIRNLAVIEAVEIEFGEGLNVLTGETGAGKSILIEAVGLLLGERASPDLVRTGEDCATVQAVFDGEDGDDLIIRREVTTQGRSRAFVNGSLVTAAALRELGARLVDLHGQHEHQALLDPECHLDLLDRFGAVESQRRETEEAFARLQAARSTLNEARQQERQRASRLELIDFQLNELERIQPKPGEDDELSALRMLLSSAERVRRLADESYAILYDRDDAVLAGLGQVWRRVGELASLDARFAPYVESRDSIKSQLDDLATFLRGYAASIDTSPARLQEVEDRLATLERLKRKHGPTLSDAIATQTALRTERALLESIAERMPEIEKEVADATSQFSATASRLSSLRRPAAATFAHDLERQLADLAMEHTRFEVRFNPQPLAQDRWVSRGIDSAEFYVSPNPGEDLRPLTRIVSGGEMSRIMLGIKTLASLDQPGKSLVFDEVDAGIGGRVADAVGSKLQALGQAFQVLCITHLPQIAAYGTRHFRIQKEVRGGRTTTRVESLDAAGREDELARMIGGVAISSAARQSARELLRTRQVGTREAKGESADHAKGESETSQAKGRRR from the coding sequence ATGCTCCGATTCCTCGACATCCGCAACCTGGCCGTCATCGAGGCGGTCGAGATCGAGTTCGGCGAGGGACTCAACGTCCTCACCGGCGAAACCGGCGCTGGCAAGTCCATCCTCATCGAGGCGGTCGGCCTGCTCCTCGGCGAGCGCGCCTCGCCCGATCTGGTCAGAACCGGAGAAGACTGCGCCACAGTCCAGGCGGTCTTCGACGGCGAGGATGGCGATGACCTGATCATCAGACGCGAGGTGACCACCCAAGGCCGGAGCCGCGCGTTCGTCAACGGAAGCCTGGTCACCGCCGCCGCCCTGCGCGAACTGGGCGCTCGCCTGGTGGACCTCCACGGTCAGCACGAGCACCAGGCGCTCCTCGATCCGGAGTGCCACCTCGATCTGCTCGACCGGTTCGGCGCCGTCGAGTCCCAACGGCGCGAGACCGAGGAGGCGTTCGCCCGGCTCCAGGCCGCACGCTCCACGCTCAACGAAGCCAGGCAACAGGAACGGCAGCGGGCGTCCCGTCTCGAGCTGATCGACTTCCAGCTCAACGAGCTCGAGCGCATTCAGCCGAAGCCGGGCGAGGACGACGAATTGTCCGCGCTTCGAATGCTGCTGTCCAGCGCCGAGCGCGTTCGACGCCTGGCCGACGAGAGCTACGCCATCCTCTACGATCGCGACGACGCGGTCCTGGCGGGGCTCGGCCAGGTGTGGCGCCGGGTGGGTGAGTTGGCGTCGCTCGATGCCCGGTTCGCTCCGTATGTCGAGAGCCGCGACAGCATCAAGTCACAGTTGGACGATCTGGCGACGTTCCTGCGCGGGTACGCGGCCAGCATCGATACCTCGCCGGCAAGACTGCAGGAGGTCGAGGACCGCCTGGCCACCCTCGAGCGGTTGAAGCGAAAGCACGGCCCGACGCTGTCGGACGCGATCGCGACACAGACGGCCCTGCGGACCGAACGCGCGTTGCTCGAGTCGATCGCGGAACGGATGCCTGAAATTGAGAAGGAAGTGGCAGACGCAACCAGCCAATTCAGCGCGACCGCATCGCGCCTTTCCAGCCTCAGGCGGCCGGCCGCGGCGACGTTTGCTCACGATCTGGAGCGACAACTGGCGGACCTCGCCATGGAACACACCCGATTCGAGGTGCGGTTCAACCCCCAGCCGCTGGCACAGGATCGATGGGTGAGCCGGGGCATCGACTCCGCCGAGTTCTACGTCTCACCTAATCCTGGCGAAGACCTCCGTCCCCTCACTCGCATCGTCTCGGGTGGGGAGATGTCGCGTATTATGCTGGGAATAAAGACGTTAGCGTCATTGGACCAACCGGGGAAGTCGTTGGTGTTCGATGAGGTGGACGCAGGGATCGGGGGAAGGGTCGCGGATGCGGTCGGGAGCAAGCTTCAGGCGCTCGGACAGGCCTTCCAGGTTCTGTGCATCACCCACTTGCCGCAGATTGCCGCCTATGGCACGCGCCACTTTCGGATCCAGAAAGAGGTCCGCGGCGGACGCACGACGACTCGGGTCGAGTCACTCGACGCGGCCGGCCGTGAGGACGAACTGGCTCGGATGATCGGCGGGGTAGCGATCTCCTCTGCGGCACGCCAAAGCGCACGGGAGTTGCTTCGGACTCGGCAGGTCGGCACCAGAGAGGCGAAAGGCGAAAGCGCAGACCATGCGAAAGGCGAAAGCGAAACCTCACAGGCGAAGGGACGGAGGCGGTAG
- the miaB gene encoding tRNA (N6-isopentenyl adenosine(37)-C2)-methylthiotransferase MiaB yields MARKYLIETFGCQMNFHDSERMAGLLEQAGYESTGDALDADVVVLNTCSVREHAAEKIFSRLGELRVQGEETGHRPLIAVAGCVAQQEGERLLKRAPYVDVIVGTQAARQLPVLVDRASVTGRTAIDLNPYEDVSFPLGIVRRSDAVRAWVTILEGCNDHCSFCVVPYTRGQERMRPKADILADIREAVESGHREVQLLGQIVNHYQAPDDPTCDFPALLEAVNDVAGVERIRFASPHPRHVSPRLIDAIRDLPKVCKHLHLPVQSGSTRMLEAMRRRHTRDQYLELVARVRQAIPRIALSTDVIVGFPGETDRDFDDTLMLAEEVRFHSMFAFKYSERPNTLAAKRMKDDVSEAEKGRRLTAILDLQRRIQSTLHEAMVGTTCDVLVDSRSRRRSHELAGRTSGNTVVNFPGQADWVGRTLPVTILRAGPNSLWGEVTISPDGQFA; encoded by the coding sequence ATGGCACGCAAGTACCTGATTGAAACGTTTGGCTGCCAGATGAACTTCCACGACTCGGAGCGGATGGCAGGGCTGCTCGAGCAGGCGGGCTATGAGTCAACCGGCGACGCGCTGGATGCCGATGTCGTCGTGCTGAACACCTGCAGCGTCCGGGAACATGCCGCCGAGAAAATCTTCTCGCGACTCGGCGAGCTCCGCGTCCAGGGCGAGGAGACGGGCCATCGTCCGCTCATTGCCGTGGCGGGCTGCGTCGCCCAGCAGGAGGGCGAGAGACTGCTGAAGCGCGCACCCTACGTGGACGTGATTGTCGGCACCCAGGCGGCCCGACAGTTGCCCGTCCTGGTGGATCGGGCCTCCGTCACGGGCCGGACGGCGATCGACCTCAACCCCTATGAAGACGTCAGCTTCCCTCTGGGCATCGTCAGGCGATCGGACGCCGTGCGTGCGTGGGTGACCATTCTCGAGGGCTGCAACGACCACTGCAGCTTTTGCGTGGTGCCGTACACTCGAGGCCAGGAACGGATGCGCCCGAAGGCTGATATCCTGGCCGACATCCGGGAGGCTGTCGAGTCAGGCCACCGGGAGGTTCAACTCCTCGGGCAGATCGTGAATCACTACCAGGCACCGGACGATCCGACCTGTGACTTCCCGGCACTTCTCGAGGCCGTCAACGACGTGGCCGGCGTCGAACGCATCCGGTTCGCCAGCCCGCATCCGCGCCACGTCTCGCCCCGACTCATCGACGCCATCAGGGACCTGCCGAAGGTCTGCAAGCACCTGCATCTCCCCGTGCAGTCGGGCTCGACACGAATGCTCGAAGCGATGCGTCGGCGCCACACCCGCGACCAGTACCTCGAACTCGTCGCTAGGGTCCGGCAAGCAATCCCTCGGATCGCCTTGTCCACGGACGTGATCGTCGGATTCCCCGGGGAAACCGATCGTGATTTCGACGACACCCTGATGCTGGCCGAGGAAGTCAGGTTCCACTCGATGTTCGCCTTCAAATACTCCGAACGGCCGAACACGCTCGCCGCCAAGCGCATGAAAGACGATGTGTCGGAGGCGGAGAAGGGGAGGCGATTGACCGCCATCCTGGATCTCCAGCGGCGGATACAGTCAACGCTGCACGAAGCGATGGTCGGCACGACGTGCGACGTGCTGGTTGACTCGAGGAGCCGGCGACGCAGTCATGAGTTGGCGGGTCGCACCAGCGGCAATACGGTCGTCAATTTTCCGGGCCAGGCCGACTGGGTGGGGCGGACCCTTCCGGTGACGATCCTCAGAGCGGGGCCCAACAGTCTCTGGGGTGAAGTGACGATATCCCCTGACGGGCAGTTCGCATGA
- a CDS encoding bifunctional nuclease family protein codes for MQIEMTIKGLMVDPITNMPIIILRDGDGQRVLPIWVGIFEANAIALQMENVATPRPMTHDLLRNIIQDLNGNVTKIVVSDLRDNTFYALIYVQNGSDTVAIDARPSDAIALALRTQAPIFVEETVIDNAKGIDFSTDKGDTERLQKWLESLDPEELGKYKM; via the coding sequence ATGCAGATCGAGATGACCATCAAGGGGCTCATGGTTGACCCCATCACGAACATGCCGATCATCATCCTCCGGGACGGAGACGGGCAGCGGGTTCTGCCGATTTGGGTCGGCATCTTCGAGGCGAATGCGATCGCGCTTCAGATGGAGAACGTGGCAACGCCGAGGCCGATGACCCACGATCTGCTTCGAAACATCATCCAGGATCTGAACGGGAACGTCACGAAGATCGTGGTGTCCGACCTGCGCGACAATACGTTTTACGCGCTGATCTACGTTCAGAACGGCAGCGACACGGTCGCCATCGACGCCCGCCCGAGCGACGCGATTGCCCTGGCGCTTCGAACGCAGGCTCCTATCTTCGTCGAGGAAACCGTGATCGACAATGCGAAGGGCATCGACTTCAGCACGGACAAGGGCGACACCGAGCGCCTGCAAAAGTGGCTCGAGAGCCTGGACCCCGAGGAACTGGGCAAGTACAAGATGTAG
- a CDS encoding ParA family protein: MILAIANQKGGVGKTTTAINLSAALSLRGYKTLLVDLDPQANSTMSYLDIRGVSRSLYDALVEDNCAIADIILPSPVEKLSILPSRIGLAKLEAKLVGEMDAHFRLKDRLEPVTKTQDIIVIDCPPALGLLTVNALVAATHLVIPIQSSYFALEGTDDLLETVEKVRSRANPALEIMGVLITMHDKRTSLARDIRAQIQKVFGAKVFNTVITKSVRLEESPAYKESIFTFAPDSSGATEYYTLSEEVMDRV; the protein is encoded by the coding sequence ATGATCCTTGCGATTGCAAACCAGAAGGGCGGGGTCGGAAAGACCACGACCGCAATCAATCTCAGCGCGGCGCTGTCGCTGCGCGGCTACAAGACGCTTCTCGTCGACCTCGATCCGCAGGCCAACAGCACGATGTCCTACCTCGACATCAGGGGCGTCTCGCGGAGCCTGTATGACGCGCTCGTCGAGGACAACTGTGCCATCGCCGACATCATCCTCCCGTCTCCCGTCGAGAAACTATCAATCCTTCCGTCGCGCATCGGACTGGCCAAGTTGGAGGCGAAGCTGGTGGGGGAGATGGATGCGCATTTCCGGTTGAAGGACAGGCTCGAGCCTGTGACCAAGACACAGGACATCATTGTCATCGACTGTCCGCCGGCACTCGGCCTCCTGACCGTCAACGCGCTCGTTGCCGCGACGCATTTAGTGATCCCCATTCAGTCATCGTATTTTGCCCTGGAGGGTACTGACGATCTGCTCGAGACGGTGGAAAAGGTGCGCAGTCGTGCGAATCCGGCGCTCGAAATCATGGGGGTTCTGATCACGATGCACGACAAGCGGACGTCCCTGGCGCGCGACATCCGGGCGCAGATCCAGAAGGTCTTCGGCGCCAAGGTATTCAATACCGTGATTACCAAGAGCGTTCGGCTCGAAGAGAGTCCGGCGTACAAGGAATCCATCTTCACCTTCGCGCCTGACTCCAGCGGCGCGACCGAGTATTACACGCTGTCCGAGGAGGTAATGGATCGTGTCTAG
- a CDS encoding ParB/RepB/Spo0J family partition protein: MRHDEHYVETLTASAGSPIGRVVAIEQIDPNPSQPRQMMGDLSELIASISEKGILEPLLVRQRGDRYQIVAGERRYQAAVQAGLNELPVVLRDADDTEVIELALVENLQRKDLTAFEEADALQGLVQGCAYTHEDLARRLSRSRTSITESLSLTKMPEDVRNLCRLADISSKSLLLEIVRQSDHQKMMALVERIASRQSTREDVRRETAKPKAARPGRPAPFTFNYKPPTKAFSLQLRFRKGSVERQEIIETLENILLELRQAE; this comes from the coding sequence ATGCGTCACGATGAGCACTACGTCGAGACGCTGACCGCGTCTGCCGGATCTCCCATTGGACGGGTCGTCGCCATCGAGCAGATCGATCCCAACCCCTCGCAGCCCAGGCAGATGATGGGCGATCTCTCCGAGCTCATCGCCTCGATTTCCGAGAAGGGGATCCTCGAACCGTTACTGGTCAGGCAGAGAGGGGATCGCTATCAAATCGTGGCGGGTGAGCGTCGATACCAGGCCGCGGTCCAGGCTGGCCTCAACGAGCTCCCGGTCGTCCTGCGCGACGCCGATGACACCGAGGTGATCGAGTTGGCCCTGGTCGAGAACCTCCAGAGGAAGGACCTGACGGCGTTCGAGGAGGCGGACGCGCTTCAGGGACTCGTGCAGGGCTGCGCCTACACGCACGAAGACCTTGCCAGGCGCCTGAGCCGTTCGCGAACCTCGATTACCGAGTCGCTCTCACTCACGAAGATGCCAGAGGATGTGCGAAACCTTTGTCGGCTGGCCGACATTTCGTCTAAGTCTTTGCTTCTAGAGATAGTTAGGCAATCAGACCATCAGAAAATGATGGCGTTGGTCGAGCGAATCGCCTCGAGGCAATCCACCCGCGAGGACGTGCGGAGGGAGACGGCCAAGCCGAAGGCTGCGCGTCCAGGCAGACCCGCCCCGTTCACATTCAACTACAAGCCACCAACGAAGGCCTTTTCGCTACAACTCAGGTTCCGCAAGGGTTCGGTTGAGCGGCAGGAGATTATTGAGACCCTCGAGAACATCCTGCTCGAGCTGCGCCAGGCGGAGTAG